From a single Ignavibacteria bacterium genomic region:
- a CDS encoding T9SS type A sorting domain-containing protein, translating to MKKYLLLILSISYFLAEAQLTPTQPMQEINAFTSVIANGQFIIASTDKNKIVKSTDGGTTWQTVTGNVPAGINKLYSPAPSLIFACGNGGVIIESDDFGDTWSPVNSGTTVDLLDLTSVNSSILFACGKAGTIIKSTDGGSSWTAMNPTQFNINSIKFASQQTGWAACDNGIILRTLDAGATWARVPGASAPCDFGVITLHGLDGIFVFGREGQVVASTNGGVDWKYGDETYYMQGDTVIAAWNYGRDTVVYADDRGALSLVIMKPDRLGFGRFGDQAPLEARYNAAFRTGDKMFFVAGSGPNLSKAYGSGNNWTPLILLLKGKNLRLLKFADDKVGIVSDFDDQYYYSESDVFVSTDAGANWRFAKRGTRLRSLQALSPEKLYITEMSAWMSRDSGKIWTTKTNIDGYFRDMLFLDSLNGYCLSYYLYPTPPGLPRGRLYKTNDGGYTWSQLQIFESWSVWDIYADKAGRMWISQGVAGDILVSNNGGTGLSSSYVSTNAMPVGANIGERGYMAFGDGKIAFSSSGGFSFTLKYNQPEVTLNAISNSIDGKSLVVGNAGKMLATTNDGESWQEINLGTGADFTAVSLMSDLSYIVCTGSGEVFKGERPFIFTDVKAESPELPVTFTLGNYPNPFNGSTVIHFTLPNHSDCKLEVFSPIGSRVFESEIKGVKGTNTYNFDASSLNSGVFLYRLTAGGKALTGKMVLLK from the coding sequence ATGAAAAAATATCTGCTCCTTATTCTGTCAATATCATATTTTTTGGCTGAAGCTCAACTGACTCCAACTCAGCCGATGCAAGAAATTAATGCCTTTACATCGGTTATTGCAAACGGACAGTTCATTATTGCCTCCACAGATAAAAATAAAATTGTAAAAAGTACCGATGGAGGTACGACATGGCAAACAGTAACAGGGAATGTACCCGCGGGAATTAATAAACTTTACTCCCCCGCTCCCTCATTAATTTTTGCTTGCGGAAATGGTGGTGTCATAATAGAATCAGACGATTTTGGAGATACATGGTCTCCCGTTAACTCAGGTACCACAGTCGATCTCCTTGACCTCACTTCAGTCAATTCATCCATCCTTTTCGCCTGCGGTAAAGCCGGCACAATTATCAAATCAACTGATGGTGGAAGCTCATGGACTGCCATGAATCCAACACAATTTAACATCAATTCAATAAAATTTGCAAGTCAGCAAACAGGGTGGGCTGCCTGCGATAACGGAATTATTCTGCGTACTCTCGATGCCGGCGCCACCTGGGCAAGGGTTCCGGGAGCAAGTGCACCTTGTGATTTCGGTGTAATCACCCTGCATGGTCTCGACGGTATATTCGTTTTCGGACGGGAGGGACAGGTTGTTGCTTCCACTAACGGGGGAGTTGATTGGAAATATGGAGATGAGACCTACTACATGCAAGGAGATACGGTTATTGCAGCCTGGAATTATGGAAGGGATACCGTCGTATATGCAGATGATCGTGGAGCTCTAAGTTTGGTCATTATGAAACCTGACAGACTTGGCTTCGGTAGATTTGGCGATCAGGCTCCACTTGAGGCAAGATACAACGCGGCTTTCAGAACCGGGGACAAAATGTTTTTCGTTGCGGGTTCTGGACCAAATCTCTCGAAAGCATATGGCAGCGGTAACAATTGGACTCCTCTGATTCTCCTGTTAAAAGGGAAAAATTTGAGACTCTTAAAATTTGCCGATGATAAAGTCGGGATTGTGTCCGACTTTGATGACCAGTATTACTATTCAGAATCGGATGTTTTTGTCAGCACTGATGCCGGTGCCAACTGGAGATTTGCAAAGCGGGGTACCCGACTTAGAAGCCTTCAGGCACTTTCTCCTGAAAAATTATACATCACCGAAATGTCAGCCTGGATGAGCCGTGACAGTGGTAAAATCTGGACCACAAAAACAAATATTGATGGCTATTTCAGAGATATGCTCTTTTTAGATTCTTTGAATGGCTATTGCCTGAGTTACTATCTTTACCCGACTCCGCCGGGTTTACCACGGGGAAGACTCTATAAAACCAATGACGGCGGTTATACATGGAGCCAGCTTCAGATTTTCGAATCCTGGTCAGTATGGGATATTTATGCTGACAAGGCAGGCAGAATGTGGATTTCTCAGGGTGTAGCCGGTGATATTCTTGTGAGTAATAATGGCGGAACCGGTCTTTCATCGAGCTATGTCAGCACTAACGCCATGCCAGTGGGGGCAAACATCGGTGAACGAGGCTACATGGCGTTTGGAGATGGTAAAATTGCATTCTCCTCCTCAGGTGGTTTTAGCTTTACCCTTAAGTATAACCAACCCGAAGTCACTCTGAATGCTATTTCCAACAGCATTGACGGGAAATCCCTCGTTGTCGGAAATGCAGGCAAAATGCTCGCTACAACAAATGACGGCGAATCATGGCAGGAAATAAACCTTGGAACCGGTGCAGACTTTACAGCAGTCTCGCTTATGTCTGATTTGTCTTATATCGTCTGCACAGGGTCGGGAGAGGTTTTCAAGGGTGAACGACCTTTTATCTTTACGGATGTAAAAGCTGAATCACCCGAACTTCCCGTTACTTTTACTCTCGGGAACTACCCTAACCCCTTCAACGGCTCAACTGTCATACACTTTACACTGCCGAATCATTCAGATTGCAAGCTTGAAGTATTTTCCCCAATCGGGTCAAGGGTGTTTGAGTCTGAAATCAAGGGTGTAAAAGGCACCAACACCTACAATTTTGATGCTTCATCACTCAATTCCGGAGTTTTTCTGTACCGTCTGACAGCCGGTGGAAAAGCCCTCACCGGGAAGATGGTACTTTTAAAATGA
- a CDS encoding T9SS type A sorting domain-containing protein yields the protein MNLRLISKLSGSTIGTKPGKFPGNSTYVLSLLCLILLPALLHAQKFRVEQTEVHINESWVSTPFEMISDMGFIDSLRGFMISDSYGIPLALTTDGGRTWKTKNELSGQGRDAELIMFSSDTLFYISVNKKIIYTYNGAQSWSITDDARGISGDIASVVFYDRLRGVCTTTDGATRLTVDGGSNWTVLPNDSAGLNSKLRVYGDYTIGYGSRSGFVLSPDKGATWRKIRFTDSISTPNFMKIMNGKVYISTAANRWYISGLDGQILQQEYLGTGPDVKRFAFPSENEIWAADLSQGVKISVPGSGIWVYSGFPEQRRVSGVYESYNGLVLVGVYDVDQGCAMMQQRSPGKLYSVRNGKLPGNFRLSAVKIVNPGLTLVGSYDGIIFKSSDMGLTWESTTGNNIYPAITDITFKDASLLFAGCDGGSILKSTNGGSSWTLIKTNISEKITGIEYKKVDSLFITTESKVYTTTISNPANLVPLNLNTSSSGQLYKVQFWDRNTGYIGATKSSFYTTNGGKSWTSYGSASLPRGDVSILPGVASYQISGSTKLRFHHQVLPLIFDADFRGIFELIDNDSTSGYIIDTYYGSIVPVYPLESRFEYFLAGGPRALNDFDYYNNDYSLGTGDAGELLFISRRSSQEPPSICYGLTPNRNSTISGREISLDWTEPNVLVPTGEYQVEIAKGDTSNIVVSQTGIDSTWFRVTGLEEEKTYHWRVRGRNAFGWGKFTDWVTFFLGREIYTFNQYQLPVSATVNSIAESSNGILFAVGNSGFIAKSFDFGISWQVLSVPFSDDLKYCTVNPFSNTVFVASATGDLLSSSDNGNSWQRTPAILTGSIIKAVTFPNAMDGYLCGSNGLIARTSDGGATWWLSSIPVSSGNMNALHAENGGLVLVASDNGKLFRSEDFGYYFDYIEIFTGDNYKAIFKFNNKLIMLTESGSGLTSTDSGISWSELNLHLNGTPRVTDVSGGRFRILSFGNALFTSTKDGSALSYQLLPGTNSKNAVYLTSTGNLIVAGSGSNIFVGRDTSTVYTSLAGDETGTTPGSHQLFQNYPNPFNGSTVIPIYLKTETEVLVDLYNLLGEKVLSIYNGVLGEGNHLIPLDASGMVSGVYLYRLNAGGTVFTKKLVLLK from the coding sequence ATGAATCTCAGATTAATCTCTAAATTATCCGGTTCAACCATTGGGACAAAACCGGGAAAGTTCCCGGGGAACAGTACTTACGTACTCTCCCTCTTATGCTTGATTCTCCTGCCTGCTTTGCTTCATGCTCAAAAGTTCAGGGTGGAACAAACGGAGGTGCATATTAATGAGAGCTGGGTCTCCACGCCCTTCGAAATGATCTCTGACATGGGCTTCATCGACAGTTTGAGGGGATTCATGATTTCAGATTCATACGGCATCCCCCTGGCATTAACAACCGACGGAGGTCGAACATGGAAAACAAAAAATGAACTCTCAGGGCAGGGTCGCGATGCAGAGCTTATAATGTTTTCCTCCGACACACTTTTCTATATCTCAGTCAATAAAAAGATAATCTACACTTACAATGGTGCACAAAGCTGGAGCATCACTGACGATGCCAGAGGAATTTCAGGTGATATTGCCTCTGTTGTGTTTTATGACCGTTTAAGGGGAGTTTGCACAACCACTGATGGTGCAACCCGTCTTACCGTTGATGGTGGCTCCAACTGGACGGTTCTTCCCAATGATTCGGCGGGATTAAACAGCAAGTTAAGAGTCTACGGCGATTATACCATCGGTTACGGAAGCAGATCGGGATTTGTCCTCTCCCCCGACAAAGGAGCCACATGGAGAAAAATCCGGTTTACTGACTCAATCAGCACCCCCAATTTTATGAAAATAATGAACGGGAAAGTGTATATAAGCACGGCCGCAAACAGATGGTATATATCCGGTCTCGATGGTCAAATTTTGCAGCAGGAATACCTCGGGACAGGTCCTGATGTAAAAAGATTCGCGTTTCCTTCGGAAAATGAAATATGGGCTGCTGACTTGTCGCAGGGAGTCAAAATTTCTGTTCCCGGTTCGGGAATTTGGGTTTATTCAGGCTTTCCTGAACAGCGAAGAGTTTCAGGCGTCTATGAATCATATAATGGACTTGTTCTGGTTGGAGTTTATGATGTTGATCAGGGGTGCGCAATGATGCAACAACGGAGTCCCGGTAAACTCTATAGCGTCAGAAACGGCAAACTGCCCGGCAACTTCAGGCTCTCTGCCGTAAAAATTGTTAACCCCGGTCTTACTCTGGTTGGAAGTTATGATGGCATCATTTTCAAATCATCGGACATGGGTTTAACTTGGGAATCCACGACCGGCAACAATATCTATCCGGCAATCACAGACATAACATTTAAGGATGCTTCACTCCTTTTCGCCGGTTGTGATGGAGGTTCGATTCTTAAGTCCACAAATGGGGGTTCTTCCTGGACTCTGATAAAAACCAATATCAGTGAAAAAATTACAGGTATTGAATACAAAAAAGTCGACTCTCTCTTTATTACCACCGAAAGCAAGGTTTACACTACCACCATCTCTAATCCTGCAAATCTTGTACCGCTGAATCTCAATACATCATCTTCCGGGCAACTCTATAAAGTCCAATTTTGGGACAGAAATACCGGATATATTGGTGCAACAAAAAGCAGTTTTTACACAACAAATGGCGGAAAAAGCTGGACTTCATATGGTTCTGCCAGTTTGCCCCGTGGAGATGTCTCAATTCTGCCGGGAGTTGCTTCATACCAAATCTCAGGTAGCACGAAGTTACGGTTTCATCATCAGGTGTTGCCCCTTATTTTTGACGCCGATTTCAGGGGCATCTTTGAACTGATAGATAACGATTCTACTTCCGGCTACATAATCGACACTTATTACGGTTCCATTGTACCGGTCTATCCACTTGAATCCCGGTTCGAATATTTCCTCGCAGGTGGACCGAGGGCTTTGAACGATTTCGACTATTACAACAATGATTATTCGCTTGGAACAGGCGATGCAGGTGAGTTATTGTTCATTTCGCGAAGAAGTTCACAGGAACCTCCCTCAATTTGTTACGGACTCACACCAAATCGCAACTCCACCATATCAGGAAGGGAGATTTCTCTTGACTGGACTGAGCCCAATGTTCTGGTTCCAACCGGTGAGTACCAGGTAGAGATTGCTAAGGGTGATACTTCCAATATTGTCGTCTCGCAAACCGGAATCGACTCAACATGGTTTAGAGTAACCGGACTCGAGGAGGAGAAAACATACCACTGGCGTGTTCGCGGTAGAAACGCATTTGGCTGGGGTAAGTTTACCGATTGGGTGACATTTTTCCTCGGCAGGGAAATCTATACCTTCAACCAGTACCAGCTTCCCGTTTCAGCAACTGTTAATTCGATCGCTGAATCTTCAAATGGTATCCTTTTTGCTGTGGGCAATTCCGGTTTTATTGCAAAATCCTTTGATTTCGGAATATCATGGCAAGTGCTGTCCGTCCCCTTTTCAGATGATTTAAAATATTGCACAGTAAATCCTTTTTCAAATACAGTTTTCGTCGCCTCGGCTACAGGCGACCTGCTTTCCTCTTCCGACAATGGAAATTCATGGCAAAGGACTCCGGCAATTCTAACAGGCTCGATAATTAAAGCTGTTACTTTCCCCAATGCAATGGACGGATATTTATGCGGTTCCAATGGCCTTATAGCCCGTACCTCTGACGGTGGTGCAACATGGTGGCTTTCAAGTATCCCGGTCTCTTCCGGTAATATGAATGCCTTACATGCAGAAAATGGAGGACTGGTACTCGTGGCTTCAGATAATGGCAAATTGTTCAGATCCGAAGACTTTGGATACTATTTTGACTACATTGAAATCTTTACAGGTGACAACTACAAAGCTATCTTTAAATTCAACAATAAATTGATTATGCTTACAGAATCGGGTTCAGGACTGACCTCAACCGATAGCGGCATAAGCTGGAGTGAGCTGAATTTGCACTTGAATGGTACTCCCCGGGTGACGGATGTTTCCGGCGGAAGATTCAGAATTCTGTCCTTTGGTAACGCCCTTTTCACATCCACTAAGGATGGTTCTGCACTCTCATACCAGCTTTTGCCCGGAACTAACTCAAAGAATGCAGTATATTTGACTTCGACCGGCAATCTCATTGTTGCGGGTAGCGGATCCAATATTTTTGTGGGAAGGGATACCTCCACTGTTTATACTTCCCTTGCCGGTGATGAAACCGGTACTACCCCGGGAAGCCATCAACTCTTCCAAAATTATCCGAATCCCTTCAACGGCTCCACGGTTATCCCGATTTACTTGAAAACGGAAACTGAAGTGTTGGTTGATCTCTATAATTTGCTCGGCGAAAAGGTTTTATCTATATATAATGGTGTTTTGGGTGAAGGCAATCATCTGATTCCGCTGGATGCTTCCGGAATGGTTAGCGGAGTTTATCTGTATCGCCTGAATGCCGGTGGAACCGTGTTTACTAAAAAACTTGTACTGTTAAAGTAG
- a CDS encoding T9SS type A sorting domain-containing protein, which produces MLKYILTAFIFMGSSAFAQLTPLQRFQDIHAVRAIIVSNSRILAATGQNILLTSTDFGVTWDEISNPLLTGINKLTVTGNSLIFGCGENGKVIRSTDNGLSWHQLATGTSANLISITTLNSNTILACGTGGTVIRSTDNGETWNVTTHGISNLNDISFSNQMKGWVAGDNATLLGTTDGGNSWSTVQVSTSGFDMAVLALHSDTMVTVFGRNGMVLASTNGGLDWKNEVQAYYMQGDTVIAAWHKSRDSVLFADDGGSIVLCVIRPDTIFCKKYGGQTPPPRKYLAAFKSVDNWFYVAGVGPSIARAFNKSAAWEQLLLTTKGIELWKMRFADSNVGIVCGKIPDVSFWTKGFVFTTTDGGQRWKQSADVRPLLNVHAISPQRLTMIDFALWFSDDSGKTWQRQYSAGTYQSDVVFLDSNNAYLINYVEFPGPYDIKSRLYRSTNGGTSWTLIRQTSEYWYDEILVGSGGLVWLWDGSRSLLMVSKDHGYNINALHILYGGDLVGGLALQRGYMALSSGRISFTSDAGISWTTTYNSPGAILNGGSKSIDGKSIVVGNNGKIIATTNSGETWQQLNSGITEHLTSVALLPDFSYVVGTVKGEFYKGNPPEIFTGIEDENIELPVAFTLGNYPNPFNGSTVIHFTLPEDFNCRLEVFSSLGSLVFSNDIKGSRGENRFNYDAAGLESGVYFYRIKAGGKYLTGKMLLLK; this is translated from the coding sequence ATGTTAAAATACATTTTAACGGCTTTCATCTTTATGGGCAGCTCTGCATTTGCTCAACTTACACCTCTGCAGAGGTTTCAGGATATCCATGCCGTCCGGGCGATCATCGTCTCAAACAGCAGAATTCTGGCTGCAACAGGTCAGAACATACTCCTTACCAGCACTGACTTCGGTGTGACATGGGATGAAATAAGCAACCCTCTCCTGACGGGGATAAACAAACTGACCGTCACCGGCAATTCGCTAATCTTCGGCTGCGGCGAAAACGGTAAAGTTATCCGCTCAACGGACAACGGACTTTCGTGGCACCAGCTTGCCACCGGCACTTCTGCCAACCTCATCTCTATTACGACACTCAATTCAAATACCATTCTCGCGTGCGGTACGGGAGGAACTGTGATAAGGTCAACGGACAATGGCGAGACCTGGAATGTTACGACCCACGGCATCAGTAACCTGAACGACATAAGTTTCTCAAACCAGATGAAAGGGTGGGTGGCTGGAGATAATGCCACACTGCTCGGAACAACCGATGGCGGTAATTCCTGGTCTACCGTACAGGTCTCCACCTCCGGATTCGACATGGCTGTGCTCGCTCTCCACTCCGATACCATGGTCACGGTTTTTGGGAGGAACGGTATGGTGCTTGCTTCCACGAATGGCGGTCTCGATTGGAAAAATGAAGTGCAGGCATATTACATGCAAGGAGATACAGTTATTGCCGCCTGGCACAAGAGCAGGGATTCGGTTCTCTTCGCTGATGATGGCGGTTCGATCGTTCTCTGCGTCATACGGCCCGATACCATTTTCTGTAAAAAATACGGCGGACAAACACCGCCACCCCGGAAATACCTTGCCGCATTTAAATCCGTGGACAACTGGTTCTATGTCGCCGGGGTTGGCCCTTCCATTGCGAGAGCATTCAACAAAAGCGCTGCGTGGGAACAACTGCTGTTGACAACAAAAGGGATCGAGCTGTGGAAAATGCGATTCGCGGATTCTAATGTCGGCATCGTCTGTGGCAAAATACCTGATGTATCATTCTGGACCAAGGGATTCGTATTCACTACCACCGATGGCGGACAAAGGTGGAAACAATCTGCTGATGTCCGGCCCTTGTTGAATGTTCATGCTATCTCGCCACAGAGGTTAACAATGATCGACTTCGCGCTCTGGTTCAGCGACGACAGCGGCAAAACCTGGCAAAGGCAATACTCCGCAGGCACTTATCAAAGTGATGTTGTCTTTCTGGACTCCAACAATGCATATTTGATCAATTATGTTGAATTCCCGGGACCTTACGATATAAAATCCCGGCTTTACCGGTCTACTAACGGAGGTACTTCCTGGACACTGATCAGGCAGACCAGCGAATATTGGTACGATGAGATACTTGTGGGAAGCGGGGGACTGGTGTGGTTATGGGACGGATCCCGTTCACTTCTTATGGTTAGTAAAGACCATGGATACAATATTAACGCCTTGCATATCCTGTATGGTGGAGATTTAGTCGGCGGACTCGCCCTTCAACGGGGCTACATGGCCTTAAGTTCAGGCAGGATCTCTTTTACTTCCGATGCAGGTATAAGCTGGACAACAACCTACAATTCTCCCGGGGCCATTTTAAATGGCGGATCAAAAAGCATCGATGGAAAGTCGATTGTAGTCGGAAACAACGGGAAGATCATCGCAACGACTAATTCGGGCGAAACATGGCAGCAATTGAACAGCGGCATTACTGAACATCTGACCTCGGTTGCTCTTCTCCCCGATTTCTCCTATGTGGTCGGAACGGTTAAAGGAGAGTTTTACAAAGGTAATCCCCCCGAAATTTTCACCGGCATTGAAGATGAAAATATCGAACTTCCCGTTGCTTTCACTCTCGGAAACTACCCGAACCCCTTTAATGGCTCAACTGTTATTCACTTTACACTACCTGAAGATTTCAACTGCCGGTTGGAGGTTTTCTCATCACTCGGATCACTCGTTTTTTCGAACGACATCAAAGGCAGCAGGGGTGAGAACAGATTCAATTACGATGCAGCCGGGCTCGAATCAGGCGTTTATTTCTACCGGATCAAGGCGGGAGGCAAATACCTCACCGGGAAGATGTTACTCTTAAAATAA
- the ccsA gene encoding cytochrome c biogenesis protein CcsA: MAGSIVLTLALVFSLFSMTMFYFGYRRGEQVTFLKYARLGYHAMSMMVIVASTLLLYIILTHQNQYSYVFNYSNDDLPLGLLLSTFWAGQEGSFMLWILMTVLIGIGLQSYTEKRGDLEPRVMMVYTLATSFLLMMVSPLMKNPFALIWQGDNPFVELKYFDMNLLQAQAMGFVQNFLFGNEGGSPTHIKVDKDFVANLTGAGYQLSDVLIHGKGLNPLLQNFWMQIHPPILFAGFSATTVPFAFAISALIKNDYKDWVKQSLPWILGCAGILGLGIMLGGYWAYGVLGWGGYWAWDPVENSSLVPWIVSVAAIHTMLVQIRTQKKDPNSGRYLITNILLSILTFVLVVYSTFLTRSGILGDSSVHSFAEPGKAVYIFLVIFVVFFTALGIGMVLFRLKSLLQISKTGEESTLSRELALFMAAFSLGMSAIIVFVGTSAPIFGVKVEIDFYNTMHVPLAIILLVINGLSIILKWKTTDKDMLRKDLLRTGAITAVISAAAIFIGGVDKVMMIILLVASVFSLVVNAEVMFRVIKGNQSKLGAYVAHIGLALFVLGVIGSSAFSSEMEIDLEKGKTANVLGYDVTFAGLEPFQENGHTKYHCRLDVKSGSATTVVRPVMYIADFNQSLMKEPDMKYGLLSDFYVAPVGFDDGSQDAGAEGITISEGKEISTSGVKIKYKEFIKPDMSAMSTDADFSMGVRAIVSKDGKTLEKDLLYSRIAGKMQANPVIVEEFGVTLTLKTVNPGDRTATLLVTDQNGNAAKKAPKEVLTIHASIKPMINLVWAGVLVVVFGFVISTVRRLREAQH; the protein is encoded by the coding sequence ATGGCCGGAAGTATAGTACTGACTCTCGCCCTGGTATTTTCTCTCTTCTCGATGACCATGTTCTACTTTGGTTACAGAAGAGGGGAACAAGTGACATTCCTGAAATATGCCCGTTTGGGATATCATGCAATGTCAATGATGGTAATAGTTGCCTCAACTTTACTGTTATATATCATTCTTACCCACCAAAACCAATACAGCTATGTCTTCAACTACAGCAACGACGACCTTCCTCTCGGCTTGCTCCTCTCAACTTTTTGGGCAGGACAGGAAGGCAGCTTCATGCTCTGGATATTGATGACTGTACTTATTGGTATCGGTCTGCAATCTTACACCGAAAAAAGAGGTGACCTCGAGCCCCGAGTGATGATGGTTTATACACTTGCCACATCGTTTCTGCTCATGATGGTTTCCCCTCTTATGAAAAATCCCTTTGCCCTAATCTGGCAGGGTGACAATCCTTTTGTTGAATTAAAATACTTCGATATGAACCTGCTTCAGGCGCAGGCAATGGGATTCGTTCAGAATTTCCTTTTTGGAAATGAAGGCGGAAGCCCGACACATATTAAAGTGGATAAAGATTTTGTTGCAAATCTCACAGGCGCAGGTTATCAGCTTTCTGATGTGCTGATTCACGGTAAAGGTCTGAATCCTCTCCTCCAGAACTTCTGGATGCAGATTCATCCTCCGATCCTTTTTGCAGGATTCTCCGCAACTACAGTTCCTTTTGCTTTTGCAATCTCGGCTTTGATAAAAAATGATTACAAGGACTGGGTGAAACAGTCTCTTCCCTGGATTCTCGGTTGTGCAGGCATACTCGGTCTCGGAATTATGCTCGGTGGTTACTGGGCTTATGGTGTTCTCGGCTGGGGTGGTTACTGGGCATGGGATCCCGTTGAAAACTCAAGTCTTGTGCCATGGATTGTCAGCGTAGCCGCAATTCACACAATGCTGGTTCAGATCAGAACCCAAAAGAAAGACCCGAACAGTGGAAGATACCTTATAACAAATATCCTTCTCTCCATTCTGACTTTTGTTCTGGTTGTTTACAGTACATTCCTTACAAGAAGCGGAATTCTCGGTGATTCCTCCGTTCACTCTTTTGCTGAACCCGGAAAAGCCGTTTACATTTTCCTCGTAATTTTTGTAGTATTCTTCACCGCACTTGGCATCGGCATGGTGCTTTTCAGACTGAAATCACTTCTGCAAATATCAAAAACTGGCGAAGAATCGACACTCTCAAGAGAACTCGCCCTTTTCATGGCAGCTTTCTCTCTCGGAATGTCTGCGATTATAGTCTTTGTCGGTACCTCGGCTCCAATCTTTGGGGTGAAGGTTGAAATAGACTTCTACAACACAATGCATGTACCGCTTGCGATAATTCTTCTGGTGATTAACGGATTGAGCATCATCCTGAAGTGGAAAACCACCGATAAAGACATGCTCAGAAAAGATCTGTTAAGAACCGGAGCAATTACCGCTGTAATCAGTGCCGCTGCCATTTTCATCGGCGGCGTCGACAAGGTTATGATGATTATTCTCCTTGTTGCATCCGTCTTCTCACTCGTTGTGAATGCCGAAGTGATGTTCAGAGTGATTAAAGGGAACCAAAGCAAACTCGGTGCCTATGTTGCTCATATCGGTCTGGCACTCTTCGTTCTCGGTGTTATCGGTTCATCCGCTTTCAGTTCTGAAATGGAAATTGACCTCGAAAAAGGAAAAACTGCCAATGTTCTCGGATACGATGTCACATTTGCAGGTCTCGAACCATTCCAGGAAAATGGACACACCAAATATCATTGCAGACTCGATGTGAAATCAGGTTCGGCAACTACAGTTGTAAGACCTGTTATGTACATCGCCGATTTCAATCAGTCCCTGATGAAGGAACCTGATATGAAATACGGTCTTCTTTCCGATTTCTATGTGGCTCCTGTCGGTTTCGACGATGGATCACAGGATGCGGGCGCTGAAGGTATCACCATTTCCGAAGGAAAAGAGATTTCCACTTCGGGTGTGAAGATCAAATATAAAGAGTTCATAAAACCCGATATGTCTGCCATGTCAACCGATGCTGATTTCAGTATGGGCGTCAGAGCAATCGTTTCGAAAGACGGTAAAACCCTCGAAAAGGACCTCCTTTACTCCAGAATTGCCGGTAAAATGCAGGCAAATCCTGTTATCGTCGAGGAATTCGGAGTTACTCTTACCCTGAAAACCGTAAATCCCGGTGACAGAACTGCCACTCTTCTTGTTACAGACCAGAATGGCAATGCAGCCAAAAAGGCTCCAAAAGAGGTTCTTACAATTCACGCATCCATCAAACCGATGATCAATCTGGTTTGGGCAGGTGTTTTGGTTGTGGTTTTCGGTTTCGTTATCTCAACAGTCAGAAGATTAAGAGAAGCTCAACACTGA
- a CDS encoding cytochrome c maturation protein CcmE, protein MQKNGRFVIGGAIIVVFLAFMGYFFTQSSIGYEESLAKVKESGKMIRATGSWVKEKNYVYKDKIFTFYMKDAQGNEMKVLYRGAIPNNFESATSVVVTGKYVGDVFEAKDILTKCPSKYQEGAPEGATHPDGVKKKDS, encoded by the coding sequence ATGCAAAAAAACGGCAGGTTCGTCATCGGTGGTGCAATCATCGTGGTGTTCCTCGCTTTCATGGGCTACTTCTTTACCCAGAGCAGTATCGGGTATGAAGAAAGCCTCGCAAAAGTGAAAGAATCGGGTAAAATGATCCGCGCAACCGGTTCATGGGTTAAAGAGAAAAATTATGTCTATAAAGACAAAATTTTCACTTTCTACATGAAAGACGCTCAGGGAAACGAAATGAAGGTGCTCTATCGCGGTGCAATCCCCAACAATTTTGAATCCGCTACAAGTGTAGTGGTCACCGGAAAATATGTTGGTGATGTTTTTGAAGCTAAAGACATCCTTACCAAATGTCCTTCAAAATATCAGGAAGGTGCCCCCGAAGGTGCCACTCACCCTGACGGTGTAAAGAAAAAAGATTCCTGA
- a CDS encoding CcmD family protein gives MEFLEKNAIYIVLIIVMLTWGGIFSYLYALDKRLKELKKEVEEK, from the coding sequence ATGGAATTTCTTGAAAAAAATGCAATTTATATCGTACTTATTATAGTAATGCTTACCTGGGGAGGGATTTTCTCTTACCTGTATGCATTGGACAAAAGATTAAAAGAACTTAAAAAAGAAGTTGAGGAGAAATAA